Proteins co-encoded in one uncultured Draconibacterium sp. genomic window:
- a CDS encoding ABC transporter ATP-binding protein — protein sequence MLLQLKNISKGYGEAGTHSFRPVLKELNLELEKGQKVAIIGPSGSGKTTLLNLVGALDTPDSGEVLFNGTNITGYTSTQLAAFRNKNLGFVFQLHHLMPQLSLWENVLLPLLPQGRVTKEQKDWAEYLINKVGISNQRNQKPSEMSGGECQRTAVVRALINKPELILADEPTGALDEANANALSELLIQLSEEEGVTLVTVTHSAELAEKMDTKFLLKNGKLE from the coding sequence ATGCTACTACAACTAAAAAACATATCAAAAGGATACGGAGAAGCCGGCACGCACAGTTTTCGACCCGTATTAAAGGAATTAAATCTTGAACTGGAGAAAGGACAAAAAGTGGCTATAATCGGACCAAGCGGCTCCGGAAAAACAACCTTGCTGAATCTGGTTGGCGCGTTGGATACTCCCGATTCCGGGGAGGTACTATTTAACGGAACCAACATTACCGGATACACATCAACACAATTGGCGGCATTTCGTAATAAGAATCTTGGTTTTGTTTTTCAGTTGCACCATTTAATGCCACAACTGAGTTTATGGGAGAATGTGTTACTTCCGCTTTTACCACAGGGAAGAGTTACGAAAGAACAAAAAGACTGGGCAGAATACCTGATCAATAAAGTAGGCATTTCAAATCAGCGTAATCAAAAACCATCAGAAATGTCGGGAGGGGAGTGTCAGCGTACTGCTGTGGTTCGTGCCTTGATCAATAAACCTGAACTGATTCTTGCTGATGAGCCCACCGGGGCGCTTGACGAGGCCAATGCCAATGCACTTTCTGAACTTTTAATTCAGCTCAGCGAAGAGGAAGGTGTAACGTTGGTTACCGTAACTCACTCGGCAGAGCTGGCTGAAAAAATGGATACAAAATTCTTACTAAAAAACGGCAAACTGGAGTAG
- a CDS encoding GIY-YIG nuclease family protein encodes MKLFYVYIVKCSDNSYYVGVTNDIERRLEEHNQGVSENSYTYKRRPVTLVFYETYNDFKIAEQWEKRLKGWSRRKKKALIERNWEKLRRYSACQNKSHFSNFEKDNTN; translated from the coding sequence ATGAAATTATTCTATGTATATATTGTAAAGTGTAGCGACAATAGCTATTATGTTGGCGTTACAAATGATATTGAACGAAGGTTAGAAGAACACAATCAAGGTGTCTCAGAAAATAGCTACACTTATAAAAGGAGACCGGTAACGCTGGTTTTTTATGAAACCTATAACGATTTTAAAATTGCCGAACAATGGGAGAAGAGGCTAAAAGGCTGGTCGAGAAGAAAAAAGAAAGCTTTGATTGAAAGGAACTGGGAAAAGTTAAGAAGGTACTCGGCATGCCAAAATAAATCTCATTTTTCTAATTTTGAAAAAGATAATACGAACTAA